One Paraburkholderia sp. IMGN_8 DNA window includes the following coding sequences:
- a CDS encoding (Fe-S)-binding protein: MRVGLFVTCLIDLMRPEIGFSVIKLIEGAGFEVVVPPAQTCCGQPAYNSGERRIARDLAEKTLREFEQFDYVVVPSGSCGGMIREHYGDLFADDPELMGRFGRLRPKVFELTDFLVNVAKVQLQPGEFAGQVTYHDSCSGLRELGVKTQPRALLAQVGVAVTEMKDCEHCCGFGGTFAVKYGDISTAIVDEKCANISASGAGTVVLGDLGCMLNIEGRLRRTGDTATRVLHIAQVLAGDA, encoded by the coding sequence ATGCGAGTCGGATTGTTCGTCACCTGCCTGATCGACCTGATGCGTCCGGAGATCGGCTTTTCGGTTATCAAGCTGATCGAGGGCGCCGGATTCGAGGTGGTGGTGCCGCCCGCGCAAACCTGTTGCGGGCAGCCCGCGTACAACTCGGGCGAACGGCGCATTGCGCGCGATCTGGCCGAAAAGACCCTGCGCGAATTCGAACAGTTCGACTATGTGGTCGTGCCGTCCGGCTCGTGCGGCGGCATGATTCGCGAGCACTACGGCGACCTGTTCGCCGACGATCCGGAGTTGATGGGCCGCTTCGGCCGGCTGCGGCCCAAGGTGTTCGAGTTGACCGATTTCCTCGTCAACGTCGCCAAGGTGCAATTGCAGCCGGGCGAGTTCGCGGGGCAGGTGACGTACCACGATTCCTGCTCCGGGCTGCGCGAACTCGGCGTCAAAACTCAACCGCGCGCGCTGCTTGCGCAGGTTGGCGTGGCGGTGACCGAAATGAAGGATTGCGAGCACTGCTGCGGCTTTGGCGGCACGTTCGCGGTCAAGTACGGCGACATCTCGACGGCGATCGTCGACGAAAAATGCGCGAATATCAGTGCGAGCGGTGCTGGCACGGTCGTGCTCGGCGACCTCGGCTGCATGCTCAACATCGAAGGCCGCTTGCGGCGCACCGGCGATACTGCCACGCGCGTGCTGCACATCGCCCAGGTGCTGGCCGGCGACGCCTGA
- a CDS encoding phasin family protein: protein MTLLTPEQFAAAQKANFETLFGLTTKAFEGVEKLVELNLQVVKSTLAESQENAQRALSVKDAQELLALQASLAQPVAEKALSYGRHVYEIVSATQGEFTRVAEAQFEEQNRKIQSLVENVAKNAPAGSETAVAVMKSAITAANTTYETVHKATKQAVEIAESNFNAAATAASKAASQAAAQASRSAKKTV from the coding sequence ATGACTCTGCTGACCCCTGAGCAATTCGCCGCAGCCCAGAAAGCCAACTTTGAAACGTTGTTCGGCCTGACGACCAAAGCATTTGAAGGCGTCGAAAAGCTGGTTGAGCTTAACCTGCAAGTCGTGAAGTCAACGCTCGCGGAAAGCCAGGAAAATGCACAACGTGCACTGTCGGTAAAGGACGCGCAGGAACTGCTGGCGCTGCAAGCCAGCCTCGCACAGCCGGTGGCTGAAAAGGCGCTGTCGTACGGCCGTCACGTGTATGAGATCGTTTCGGCTACGCAAGGTGAATTCACCCGCGTCGCGGAAGCGCAATTCGAAGAGCAGAACCGCAAGATCCAATCGCTCGTCGAAAACGTTGCGAAGAACGCACCGGCCGGCTCGGAAACCGCCGTCGCCGTGATGAAGTCGGCTATTACCGCCGCCAACACCACGTACGAAACGGTTCACAAGGCGACCAAGCAAGCTGTCGAAATTGCTGAAAGCAACTTCAATGCAGCTGCTACAGCCGCATCGAAGGCAGCTTCGCAAGCCGCTGCGCAAGCATCGCGCTCGGCCAAGAAGACGGTTTAA
- a CDS encoding lactate utilization protein B: MQVQSMQFKARAGQKLADQRLQQNLTKLSTKFVSARAAAITAINFPATRAALKERRDRALDNLDVWLETFEREAARRGVTVLFAETTQEAARLVGDIARRHDVKKVIKTKSMVTEEMRLNEVLGQMGVQSIETDLGEYILQINGNEPPSHIIAPVVHKDKDEIADLFAKTHDRPRLTEITDMTREAREMLRPHFMTADMGVTGGNFVVAETGSVVLVTNEGNEGMCTVMPRVHVAVTGIEKVLPTLEDLATAMRLLPRSATGQATSNYFSVLTGPRGPGDQDGPEHMYVVLVDGGRTGLIGGDFQEMLRCIRCGACMNHCPVYQKVGGHTYGWVYPGPMGSVLTPSYVGLDKALDLPQAATLCGECNSVCPVGIPLSDLLRKLREKQVERRLRPWRERVGLAVWGFLALHPDVYALFTKLAVRVLEQMGGRNRSISKLPLGGAGWTNTRDMPAPVGRTFRELYAAQRSHIG, encoded by the coding sequence ATGCAAGTCCAATCGATGCAATTCAAGGCCCGCGCGGGTCAGAAACTCGCTGATCAGCGTCTGCAGCAGAACCTCACCAAGCTGTCGACCAAATTCGTATCGGCCCGCGCCGCGGCCATTACCGCGATCAATTTTCCCGCCACCCGCGCGGCTTTGAAGGAGCGCCGCGATCGCGCGCTGGACAATCTCGATGTCTGGCTCGAAACCTTCGAACGCGAAGCTGCCCGGCGTGGCGTCACGGTGCTGTTTGCCGAAACGACCCAGGAAGCGGCGCGTCTGGTCGGCGACATTGCGCGCCGGCACGATGTAAAAAAGGTGATCAAGACCAAGTCGATGGTCACCGAGGAAATGCGCCTGAACGAAGTGCTCGGGCAGATGGGCGTGCAGTCGATCGAAACTGACCTGGGCGAATATATTCTGCAGATCAACGGCAACGAGCCGCCAAGCCACATCATCGCGCCGGTCGTCCATAAAGATAAGGACGAGATCGCCGACCTGTTCGCGAAGACGCACGATCGGCCGCGTCTGACCGAGATCACCGACATGACTCGCGAAGCGCGCGAGATGCTGCGTCCGCACTTCATGACCGCAGATATGGGCGTGACGGGTGGCAACTTCGTGGTAGCGGAAACCGGTTCGGTGGTGCTGGTCACGAACGAGGGTAACGAGGGCATGTGTACGGTGATGCCGCGCGTGCATGTCGCGGTCACCGGTATTGAGAAAGTGCTGCCTACGCTGGAGGATCTGGCCACCGCAATGCGTCTGTTGCCGCGCTCGGCAACCGGTCAGGCGACATCGAACTATTTTTCCGTTCTGACCGGGCCGCGCGGTCCGGGCGATCAGGACGGCCCCGAGCACATGTACGTGGTGCTGGTCGACGGAGGGCGTACTGGACTGATCGGCGGTGACTTCCAGGAGATGCTGCGCTGTATCCGTTGCGGTGCGTGTATGAACCACTGTCCGGTGTATCAGAAGGTGGGCGGCCACACGTACGGCTGGGTCTATCCGGGGCCAATGGGATCGGTGTTGACGCCGAGTTATGTCGGACTCGACAAGGCGCTGGATCTGCCACAGGCCGCGACCTTGTGCGGCGAGTGCAATAGCGTTTGCCCGGTGGGGATTCCGTTATCCGATCTGTTGCGCAAGTTGCGCGAGAAGCAGGTGGAGCGGCGGCTGCGGCCTTGGCGAGAGCGGGTGGGGTTGGCTGTCTGGGGCTTCCTCGCGTTGCATCCGGATGTGTATGCGCTCTTCACGAAGCTCGCCGTGCGCGTGCTGGAGCAGATGGGCGGGCGCAATCGTTCGATTTCGAAGTTGCCGCTGGGTGGCGCGGGCTGGACTAACACGCGCGATATGCCTGCACCGGTAGGGCGCACGTTCCGTGAGCTTTATGCGGCGCAGCGCAGCCATATTGGGTGA
- a CDS encoding IscS subfamily cysteine desulfurase, translated as MNNDIPHLPIYMDYSATTPVDPRVVDKMIPYLREQFGNPASRSHSYGWDAERAVEEARENVAALVNADPREIIWTSGATESDNLAIKGAAHFYKSKGKHIVTVKTEHKAVLDTCRELEREGFEVTYLDVKDDGLIDLDVFKAALRPDTILVSVMSVNNEIGVIQDIEAIGEITREKGIIFHVDAAQATGKIEIDLQKLKVDLMSFSAHKTYGPKGIGALYVRRKPRIRIEAQMHGGGHERGMRSGTLATHQIVGMGEAFRIAREEMATENERVRMLRDRLLRGLSEMEEVYVNGDMEKRVPHNLNISFNFVEGESLIMAVKDVAVSSGSACTSASLEPSYVLRALGRNDELAHSSIRFTVGRFTAEQDVDYVINLLKTKISKLRDLSPLWEMHKDGIDISTIQWAAH; from the coding sequence ATGAACAACGACATTCCCCACCTGCCCATTTACATGGACTACAGCGCCACGACCCCGGTCGATCCGCGCGTGGTGGACAAAATGATTCCGTACTTGCGCGAGCAGTTCGGCAACCCCGCATCGCGTAGCCACTCGTATGGCTGGGACGCGGAGCGTGCGGTCGAAGAAGCGCGCGAGAATGTCGCTGCGCTGGTGAATGCCGATCCGCGCGAAATCATCTGGACCTCGGGTGCAACTGAATCGGACAACCTCGCGATCAAGGGTGCCGCGCACTTCTACAAAAGCAAGGGCAAGCACATCGTCACGGTGAAGACCGAGCACAAGGCTGTGCTCGACACTTGCCGCGAACTCGAGCGCGAAGGTTTCGAAGTCACCTATCTGGATGTGAAGGACGACGGCCTGATCGACCTCGACGTGTTCAAGGCCGCGCTGCGTCCGGACACGATCCTTGTCTCGGTGATGTCGGTGAACAACGAGATCGGCGTGATCCAGGACATCGAGGCGATTGGCGAAATCACCCGTGAAAAGGGCATCATTTTCCACGTCGACGCGGCGCAAGCCACCGGCAAGATCGAGATCGATCTGCAAAAGCTGAAGGTCGACCTGATGTCGTTCTCGGCGCACAAGACGTACGGTCCGAAGGGTATCGGCGCGCTGTACGTGCGTCGCAAGCCGCGTATCCGTATCGAGGCGCAGATGCATGGCGGCGGTCACGAGCGCGGCATGCGTTCGGGCACGCTGGCCACGCACCAGATCGTCGGCATGGGCGAAGCGTTCCGTATCGCACGCGAAGAAATGGCGACGGAAAATGAGCGCGTCCGCATGCTGCGCGACCGCCTGCTGCGCGGCCTGTCGGAAATGGAAGAAGTGTATGTGAACGGCGACATGGAAAAGCGCGTGCCGCACAACCTGAACATCAGCTTCAATTTCGTCGAAGGCGAATCGCTGATCATGGCGGTGAAGGACGTGGCGGTGTCGTCGGGGTCGGCTTGCACGTCGGCGTCGCTGGAGCCGTCGTATGTGCTGCGCGCATTGGGTCGTAACGACGAACTGGCGCACAGTTCGATCCGCTTCACGGTGGGCCGCTTCACGGCCGAGCAGGATGTCGATTACGTGATCAACCTGCTGAAGACCAAGATTTCGAAGCTGCGCGACTTGTCGCCGCTGTGGGAAATGCACAAGGACGGGATCGATATTTCGACCATCCAGTGGGCAGCGCACTGA
- the lpdA gene encoding dihydrolipoyl dehydrogenase has product MSLVEVKVPDIGDFKDVDVIEVNIKAGDVIENEQALMTLESDKASIEVPSDTAGTVKEVRVKAGDKVSQGTVIALVETSASAAPAKEPEKAPAQVEAKPQAAPAPKAAGPAPQAGSFSGSADIECDMLVLGSGPGGYSAAFRSADLGMKTVLVERYATLGGVCLNVGCIPSKALLHTALVIDEAEALGAHGITFAKPQIDLDKLRDFKSSVVKKLTGGLAGMAKMRKVEVVTGTGTFVDPHHMEVQTDGGKKVVKFKQAIIAAGSESVKLPFIPEDPRVVDSTGALELRQIPQRMLVIGGGIIGLEMATVYATLGAQIDVVEMLDGLMNGADRDLVKVWEKYNSKRFANVMLKTKTTAAQAKDDGIYVSFEGEKAPPEAQRYDLVLVSVGRTPNGKRIGADKAGVAVTDRGFIDVDKQMRTNVPHIFAIGDIVGQPMLAHKAVHEAHVAAEVAHGEKAYFDALQIPSVAYTDPEVAWAGKTEDQLKAEGIKYGKAVFPWAASGRAIANGRDEGFTKLIFDEETHRVIGGGIVGLNAGDLISEICLAIEMGADATDIGKTIHPHPTLGESIGMAAELYEGVCTDLPPQKKK; this is encoded by the coding sequence ATGAGTCTCGTCGAAGTAAAAGTGCCGGATATCGGTGACTTCAAAGACGTCGATGTCATCGAAGTCAATATCAAAGCGGGCGACGTCATCGAGAACGAACAGGCGCTGATGACGCTCGAGTCCGATAAGGCTTCCATCGAAGTGCCGAGCGATACCGCCGGCACCGTCAAGGAAGTCCGCGTCAAAGCCGGCGACAAAGTCTCGCAAGGCACGGTCATCGCGCTGGTCGAAACGTCAGCGAGCGCAGCTCCGGCTAAAGAGCCTGAGAAAGCGCCCGCTCAAGTGGAAGCAAAACCACAGGCTGCACCTGCACCCAAGGCGGCAGGTCCTGCTCCGCAAGCCGGTAGTTTCTCCGGCAGCGCGGACATCGAGTGCGACATGCTCGTGCTCGGTTCGGGTCCCGGCGGTTATTCGGCCGCGTTCCGCTCGGCCGACCTCGGCATGAAGACGGTGCTCGTCGAACGTTATGCAACGCTTGGCGGCGTCTGTCTGAACGTCGGTTGTATCCCGTCGAAGGCGCTGCTGCACACTGCTCTCGTCATCGACGAAGCCGAAGCGCTTGGCGCTCACGGCATCACATTCGCCAAGCCGCAAATCGATCTCGACAAGCTGCGCGACTTCAAGTCGAGCGTCGTCAAGAAGCTCACCGGCGGTCTCGCCGGCATGGCGAAGATGCGCAAGGTCGAAGTCGTGACGGGCACCGGCACGTTCGTCGATCCGCATCACATGGAGGTTCAGACCGACGGCGGCAAGAAAGTCGTCAAGTTCAAGCAGGCGATCATCGCCGCGGGCTCGGAATCGGTGAAGCTGCCGTTCATTCCGGAAGATCCGCGTGTGGTCGACTCGACCGGCGCGCTCGAATTGCGTCAGATCCCGCAGCGCATGCTGGTGATCGGCGGCGGCATCATCGGTCTCGAAATGGCGACGGTGTATGCGACGCTTGGCGCGCAGATCGACGTGGTCGAAATGCTCGACGGTCTGATGAACGGTGCGGATCGCGATCTGGTCAAGGTCTGGGAGAAGTACAACAGCAAGCGTTTTGCCAACGTCATGCTGAAGACCAAAACCACCGCGGCGCAAGCGAAAGACGACGGCATCTACGTGTCGTTCGAAGGCGAAAAGGCTCCGCCCGAAGCGCAACGCTATGACCTCGTGCTGGTCTCCGTCGGCCGTACGCCGAACGGCAAGAGGATCGGCGCGGACAAGGCCGGCGTCGCGGTAACGGATCGCGGCTTCATCGACGTCGACAAGCAGATGCGCACCAACGTGCCGCACATCTTCGCAATCGGCGATATCGTCGGTCAGCCGATGCTCGCGCACAAAGCCGTGCATGAAGCGCACGTCGCCGCTGAAGTCGCACACGGCGAAAAGGCGTACTTCGACGCGCTGCAGATTCCGTCGGTCGCCTACACCGATCCGGAAGTGGCGTGGGCCGGCAAGACGGAAGACCAGTTGAAGGCGGAAGGCATCAAGTACGGCAAGGCAGTGTTCCCGTGGGCCGCGTCAGGCCGCGCGATCGCCAACGGCCGCGACGAAGGCTTCACCAAGCTGATCTTCGACGAAGAAACGCATCGCGTGATCGGCGGCGGGATCGTCGGTCTGAATGCGGGCGACCTGATCAGCGAAATCTGTCTCGCGATCGAAATGGGTGCGGACGCAACGGATATCGGTAAGACGATTCACCCGCATCCGACGCTCGGCGAATCGATCGGTATGGCCGCAGAGTTGTACGAAGGCGTCTGCACCGACTTGCCGCCGCAGAAAAAGAAGTAA
- the pbpG gene encoding D-alanyl-D-alanine endopeptidase produces the protein MKTDMFSSLKVIHGAARSTALSVAISMVIAAAFATPVTAFAATPAATAKSPKHAKAAKKPAAATAKVSSQSAKVTAAAAAGDDAPRASVKRKRVTYSSNGRHHSVMRRVAYEPRQPTVGQAFGLHDTPDALMLRSSVAYVIDQNTGESLFDKNSRAVVPIASITKLMTAMVVLDSKEPMTDQIEVTDEDRDYEKNTGSRLSVGSVLSREDMLHIALMASENRAAASLSRYFPGGRPAFLAAMNAKAKQLGMTDTHFENPTGLTSQNVSSARDLVKMVNAAYQYPIIRKFSTDHSYEVYTGKRSLAYNSTNALVRNPTWDIGLQKTGFINEAGECLVMQTTIHGRPMIIVLLDSFGKYSRFADATRLRTWLDNGGDQPRITSADAGGAGT, from the coding sequence ATGAAAACCGACATGTTTTCGTCGCTTAAAGTGATCCACGGCGCGGCCCGCAGCACCGCTCTGTCGGTGGCCATCTCCATGGTCATCGCAGCGGCGTTCGCCACGCCTGTCACCGCTTTTGCCGCAACGCCCGCCGCAACTGCAAAATCCCCTAAACACGCGAAAGCGGCCAAGAAGCCGGCAGCGGCCACCGCCAAGGTGTCGAGCCAGTCGGCGAAGGTCACCGCTGCCGCCGCCGCTGGTGACGACGCGCCGCGCGCAAGCGTCAAGCGCAAACGCGTGACTTACTCGTCGAACGGACGCCACCACTCGGTGATGCGCCGCGTCGCGTACGAACCGCGTCAACCGACCGTCGGCCAGGCTTTCGGTCTGCACGACACGCCCGACGCGCTGATGTTGCGCTCGAGCGTGGCTTACGTGATCGATCAGAACACGGGCGAGTCGCTCTTCGACAAGAACTCGCGCGCCGTGGTGCCGATCGCGTCGATCACCAAGCTGATGACGGCGATGGTGGTGCTCGACTCGAAAGAGCCGATGACCGACCAGATCGAAGTCACGGACGAAGACCGCGACTATGAGAAGAACACCGGCTCGCGTCTGTCGGTGGGCTCGGTGCTCTCGCGCGAAGACATGCTCCACATCGCGCTGATGGCGTCGGAAAACCGCGCGGCGGCGTCTTTGTCGCGTTATTTCCCGGGCGGTCGCCCGGCGTTCCTCGCGGCGATGAACGCCAAGGCCAAACAACTTGGCATGACCGACACGCACTTCGAAAACCCGACGGGCCTGACGAGCCAGAACGTGTCGAGCGCTCGCGACCTCGTGAAGATGGTCAACGCGGCGTATCAATATCCGATAATCCGCAAGTTCTCGACCGACCATAGCTACGAGGTGTACACCGGCAAGCGTTCGCTGGCGTATAACAGCACCAATGCACTGGTGCGTAATCCGACGTGGGACATCGGCCTGCAAAAGACCGGTTTCATCAACGAAGCGGGCGAGTGCCTCGTCATGCAGACGACCATTCATGGCCGTCCGATGATCATTGTCCTGCTCGACTCGTTCGGTAAGTACTCGCGCTTTGCGGACGCAACGCGTCTGCGGACGTGGCTCGATAACGGCGGCGACCAGCCGCGCATTACCAGCGCGGATGCCGGCGGCGCGGGCACCTGA
- a CDS encoding IclR family transcriptional regulator — MSDTNPDPKTSIQVIERMMRLLDALAAHSDPVSLKELAIRTELHPSTAHRILNDMVMCRLVDRSDPGTYRLGMRLLELGNLVKARLSVRDAALTPMRELHRQTGQTVNLSVRQGDEIVYIERAYSERSGMQVVRAIGGRAPLHLTSVGKLFLAADESTRVRAYATRTGLSGHTQNSITDLTKLERELSHVRQQACARDNEELELGVRCIAAGIYDDTGKLVAGLSLSAPADRLQDSWLGQLSQTALMISESLGYRPQTPQEQPHSQHA; from the coding sequence ATGAGCGATACGAACCCGGATCCCAAAACTTCGATCCAGGTGATCGAACGCATGATGCGCTTGCTCGACGCACTTGCTGCGCATAGCGACCCGGTCAGCCTGAAAGAACTCGCCATCCGCACGGAGCTGCATCCGTCCACCGCGCACCGCATCCTGAACGACATGGTGATGTGCCGGCTGGTCGACCGGTCGGACCCCGGCACCTACCGCCTCGGCATGCGCCTGCTCGAACTGGGCAACCTGGTGAAGGCGCGGCTCTCTGTGCGCGACGCGGCGCTCACGCCGATGCGCGAGCTGCATCGTCAAACTGGCCAGACGGTCAATCTGTCGGTACGCCAGGGCGACGAGATCGTCTATATAGAACGCGCCTATTCCGAACGCTCCGGCATGCAGGTGGTGCGGGCCATCGGTGGCCGGGCGCCGCTGCATCTGACCTCAGTGGGCAAGCTGTTCCTCGCCGCCGACGAATCGACCCGCGTGCGGGCCTACGCCACCCGCACCGGGCTGTCGGGTCACACGCAAAACAGCATCACCGATCTGACCAAACTGGAGCGCGAACTGTCGCATGTGCGCCAGCAAGCCTGCGCGCGCGACAACGAAGAACTGGAACTCGGCGTGCGCTGCATCGCGGCCGGCATTTATGACGACACCGGCAAGCTGGTTGCGGGTCTGTCGCTGTCCGCCCCGGCGGATCGTTTGCAGGATTCGTGGCTCGGGCAGCTCAGCCAGACGGCGCTGATGATTTCCGAGTCGCTCGGTTATCGGCCGCAAACACCGCAAGAGCAGCCGCACTCGCAGCACGCATGA
- the aceF gene encoding dihydrolipoyllysine-residue acetyltransferase, with amino-acid sequence MSQAIEVKVPDIGDYKDIPVIEVLVKAGDTVEKEQSLVTLESDKATMDVPSSAAGVVKEVKVKVGDNVSEGSLIVVLDGAAGGAAASPAPAPAATPAPAPAPAAAPAPAASGGGLQEVKVPDIGDYKDIPVIEVSVKVGDRVEKEQSLVTLESDKATMDVPSSAAGVVKELKVKVGDTVSEGSVIVVVEADGGAAAPAAAPKQEALEKPSDAPAAPSPAPASPSALAQAPLIPAGEGGTRHASHASPSVRKFARELGVDVTQVQGTGPKGRITQADVTAFIKGVMTGQRAAPAGVAPAAAGGGELNLLPWPKVDFTKFGPVDPKPLSRIKKISGANLHRNWVMIPHVTNNDEADITELEALRVQLNKEHEKAGVKITMLAFVIKAVVSALKQFPTFNASLDGDNLVFKQYFHIGFAADTPNGLVVPVIRDADKKGLIDIAKEMTELSKAARDGKLKPDQMQGGCFSISSLGGIGGTNFTPIINAPEVAILGLSRGAMKPVWDGKQFVPRLILPLSLSYDHRVIDGAAAARFNAYLSSILADFRRVIL; translated from the coding sequence ATGAGTCAAGCGATCGAAGTCAAGGTGCCGGACATCGGCGATTACAAGGACATCCCTGTGATCGAGGTGCTGGTGAAGGCGGGTGATACCGTCGAGAAAGAGCAGTCGCTCGTTACGCTGGAGTCCGACAAGGCGACCATGGATGTGCCGAGTTCGGCGGCCGGCGTCGTCAAGGAAGTGAAGGTCAAGGTTGGCGACAACGTGTCGGAAGGCTCGTTGATCGTCGTGCTGGATGGGGCGGCAGGCGGTGCCGCTGCTTCGCCCGCGCCGGCGCCTGCCGCCACACCAGCTCCCGCGCCGGCCCCGGCTGCAGCTCCAGCACCGGCTGCAAGCGGTGGCGGTCTGCAAGAAGTCAAAGTGCCGGATATCGGCGATTACAAAGACATTCCCGTGATCGAAGTCTCCGTGAAGGTCGGCGATCGCGTCGAGAAAGAGCAGTCGCTGGTGACGCTCGAATCCGACAAGGCGACCATGGACGTGCCGAGCTCGGCCGCCGGCGTCGTCAAGGAACTGAAGGTCAAGGTGGGCGATACCGTGTCGGAAGGCTCGGTGATCGTCGTGGTGGAAGCTGACGGTGGTGCCGCTGCACCGGCTGCCGCGCCGAAGCAGGAAGCACTTGAGAAGCCGTCGGATGCGCCGGCTGCACCGTCGCCCGCTCCGGCGTCGCCGTCAGCGCTTGCGCAAGCGCCGCTGATTCCGGCCGGCGAGGGGGGGACACGGCATGCAAGCCATGCGTCGCCGTCCGTGCGCAAGTTTGCGCGCGAACTCGGCGTCGATGTGACGCAAGTGCAGGGCACGGGTCCGAAGGGCCGTATTACGCAAGCAGACGTGACGGCCTTCATCAAGGGTGTGATGACGGGCCAACGTGCGGCACCCGCGGGCGTTGCGCCGGCTGCGGCAGGTGGCGGCGAGTTGAACCTGCTGCCGTGGCCGAAGGTCGACTTCACCAAGTTCGGTCCGGTCGATCCGAAGCCGTTGTCGCGCATCAAGAAGATTTCGGGCGCGAACCTGCATCGCAACTGGGTCATGATTCCGCACGTCACGAACAACGACGAAGCGGACATCACCGAACTCGAAGCGCTGCGCGTGCAGTTGAACAAGGAACACGAAAAAGCCGGCGTGAAGATCACGATGCTGGCGTTCGTGATCAAGGCTGTCGTCTCAGCCTTGAAACAGTTCCCGACGTTCAATGCCAGCCTCGACGGCGATAACCTCGTGTTCAAGCAGTACTTCCACATTGGGTTTGCTGCCGATACGCCGAATGGTCTGGTCGTTCCGGTGATTCGCGATGCGGACAAGAAGGGTTTGATCGATATCGCGAAGGAAATGACCGAGCTTTCCAAGGCTGCGCGGGATGGCAAGCTGAAGCCGGATCAGATGCAAGGTGGGTGCTTCTCGATTTCGTCGTTGGGTGGGATTGGCGGCACGAACTTTACGCCGATCATCAATGCGCCTGAAGTCGCCATTCTCGGGTTGTCGCGTGGCGCGATGAAGCCGGTTTGGGATGGCAAGCAGTTTGTTCCGCGTCTGATCCTGCCGTTGTCGTTGTCGTATGACCATCGGGTGATCGATGGCGCTGCGGCCGCGCGGTTCAATGCTTATCTGAGTTCGATTCTTGCCGATTTTCGGCGTGTGATTCTTTGA
- the iscR gene encoding Fe-S cluster assembly transcriptional regulator IscR → MRLTTKGRFAVTAMIDLALRQEQGPVTLAGISQRQHISLSYLEQLFGKLRRHEIVESVRGPGGGYNLARRAEDVTVADIIIAVDEPLDATQCGGKGSCEGTKQHDGHCMTHELWSTLNQKMVEYLDSVSLKDLVDQQRSREGSPAVLRDRRNEAPAVEPARVVPKGPNSVFNMAGS, encoded by the coding sequence ATGAGACTCACCACGAAAGGCCGTTTCGCCGTCACGGCGATGATTGACCTGGCACTGCGCCAGGAGCAGGGCCCGGTGACGCTTGCGGGTATCAGCCAGCGCCAACATATCTCCCTGTCGTATCTCGAGCAGCTGTTTGGCAAGCTGCGTCGTCACGAAATCGTCGAGTCCGTGCGCGGACCGGGCGGTGGCTACAATCTGGCCCGCCGCGCTGAAGACGTGACTGTGGCCGACATCATCATCGCTGTCGACGAGCCGCTCGATGCCACCCAATGCGGCGGTAAGGGCTCGTGCGAGGGCACCAAACAGCATGACGGCCACTGCATGACGCACGAATTGTGGTCGACGCTGAACCAGAAAATGGTCGAGTACCTGGATTCGGTCTCCCTGAAAGATCTGGTCGATCAGCAGCGTTCGCGCGAAGGCTCCCCGGCGGTGTTGCGCGACCGGCGCAACGAGGCGCCGGCGGTCGAACCCGCGCGCGTGGTGCCGAAAGGGCCCAATTCCGTTTTCAACATGGCCGGTTCCTAG
- a CDS encoding low molecular weight protein-tyrosine-phosphatase encodes MKTVSICFVCLGNICRSPTAEGVMRHLVAEANLAERILIDSAGTGDWHIGQPPDDRAQHAAGQRGYQLAGLRGRQIAAADFERFDLLIAMDDKNVAALSQICPPALRDKIRLLMEFVPETDSRWGGAREVVDPYFGGAEGFEQVLDQCEAACRGLIAALRPQLVP; translated from the coding sequence ATGAAAACCGTGTCTATCTGCTTCGTCTGCCTCGGGAACATCTGCCGTTCGCCGACCGCGGAAGGCGTGATGCGGCATCTGGTGGCCGAGGCGAATCTCGCGGAGCGCATTTTGATCGATTCCGCCGGTACGGGCGACTGGCACATCGGCCAGCCACCGGACGACCGCGCGCAGCATGCCGCCGGCCAGCGCGGCTACCAACTGGCCGGCTTACGCGGGCGCCAGATCGCCGCGGCTGATTTCGAGCGCTTCGATCTGCTGATCGCGATGGACGACAAAAACGTCGCCGCGCTAAGCCAAATCTGCCCGCCGGCGCTGCGGGACAAAATCCGTCTGCTGATGGAATTTGTGCCGGAAACGGACAGCCGCTGGGGTGGTGCCCGCGAAGTCGTCGATCCGTATTTCGGCGGCGCGGAAGGCTTCGAGCAAGTGCTCGATCAATGCGAAGCAGCCTGCCGTGGTTTGATCGCAGCGCTCCGTCCCCAGTTGGTGCCCTGA